The sequence TATGAACCAGATGATCTCGTTCCCATCAACAATGAACATATCAACATGGCTGGTCGAAGTGGACTCAAAATGCGGAAGGAAGCACGCGACTCACTCTGGATTATGGCAGCAGATTTCGAGAAAAAGTTCGGCGTTCCCCTCACAGTCATCAGTACGTACCGAAGTGCCGCCTACCAACAATGGATGTGGGATCTCGGAAAGTGTACTGACTCCCTATGTGCTCCTTCTGGATACAGTGAACACCAACTCGGACTCGCGATGGATGTATTCGATGCTACGACAGAACGTGACTATGAAGCGAATCAGAATTATCGACGGTATATCGCTTGGTTCAAGGAAAATGCTCAAAGATATGGATGGACGCAGAGTTATCAAAAAGGTGAAGCCATCGACACTTATGAAGTCGAGCCTTGGCATTGGAGATATGTCGGTGTCGATATGGCAACCAAGCTCCGGAATCTCGGATGGACCTATACAGAATATGTCCGATTCCAACAAATCATCGCGCGGAGATAAGAAACCCTCTCAGAGGGTTTTCTTTTTTGTCATTTTTCATTTTTTCCCTATACTCCACCGCATGAACAACTCATCTACTCATCTCTACGCCTTCACTCTCGGTCGCGAGTGGAAGCTTTCTCTTGCGGAACTTTTTGCTGTTTTCGGTGCAGACGCATATCGAATCCATACTGAGACAATTGCGATTTTCCAGATCCATGGCTATAGCGATGAACAGCTCGCGAAAAAATTTCTCACTATCGGAGGTTCTATCCGTATCATCAAGATTCTCGGAGAAACGGATACAAAACGATTCCCGACTGATGTCATTCATGAAATTCAAAGTTCAAAATGAAAGATTCAAAATTCAGGTGGCAAAGTGACTTTCGCTCTCGGAAGCTATGGTATCGATTTCCCTGTATCGAATATCGGACTCCGCATCAAGAAAACGCTTCAAGAAAGAGGCTTTTCTGCACGTCTCGTCAATATCGAGAACAAGAATATCGTCAGTGCGGTATTCAAACGAGAAAAACTCGGAAAATCTCAGACAGAATACAACCTTATTCAGACACCCGCAGGAGAAGAATTCGGCGTAACTATTGCCTGTCAGGATATCGATGCATATGCGAACCGTGATACAGGAAAGTCTCGCGATATGATAGTCGGGATGATGCCTCCGAAACTCGTACAAATGATGATCAATCTTGCACGATCAGTATCAGAGAAATCGCTCAAAAACGAGAAATTCGAGGCAAGAAAAAATCTTTGAAAGGAGTTTACATCCATAGTAAATGACTGAAAAGATTTTTCTCATAACGAAGAAGTTCGACGTTTTTCAGAGATTTCTCTCTATGATCCATTCTGTGGACTCGGAACAACCCTCATCGAAGCCGCGAATATGGGAATCACAGAAGTCTATGGAAGTGATATCTCTGCGGAAATGGTTCGTGCAAGTACTGATAGTCTCGAGGAATTCATCAAGACCGAGAAAATGTGGCAGGAACGCATCCGTGCCGTATGAGGAACGCCGAATAAGGATTTTTCTGATTTCCGAAGTTCCATAGTCCAGCTCGATGCACGGAAAGTGAAAGATGCAGCAGAAAAACTCGGAACCATCGATTTCCACCGACTCAATCTCGCTATCGTGAGTGAAGGATTCCTCGGAGAGATTATGTCTCCTCGCGATATCGGACTCGAGAAAGTACAAGCAGAACGCAAGAAACTCGCTTCTATGTATTCAGATTTCTTCCGATGACTCGCTGATGCGAATTTCCGCGGTAGTATCGTCATGAGCTTCCCATTCTGGAATATCCATGGTACGTATTCGTATTTCGGTGAGATCTACGAAGTCATCGAGAAAAATGGATTCGAGGTTGTCTCACTCCTTCCATGGGAAATGAAACTCAACACGAGCAAAGGTAGTCTTCTCTATCGTCGTGAGAATCAGACGGTTGGACGTGAAATCGTGAAAATCGTGAAAAAATCAAAATAAAATGTTTCGGAATTTTTGCTTCTTTATTTTGCAAGTTTTCATATTCTATTGATGTGGTTTCCTTGCTCGCTTCGTTATGCGAATTTCTCGTATGTGTCCGCGAAGATTTCCGTGTAAAATCACAAACTGTTTGAGCTGAAAATAAGCGAACGCCCCTTTCGAAGCGAAGCGGAGAATGGAAGTGCCCTTGGGGTATTTGTATTTTAGGAAAAGGGGCACTAGATTCCGCATCAAGTGCGGAATGACGGGAATAGAGGGATTCTCTCCGAGAATGACAAAAAGAAGAACATGGATTGCTTCGTACCTCGCAATGACGGAAACAATAGATTTCTGAATCAGTCAGGAATGACGGAAACATAAAAAACTATGGAACTCATCGACCTCTCCACACATGCCCGCGACCCGAAGTACTACAATCGAGACCGAGATATGGAGGTAGCTCTCGCGTGGAACGCTATCCGAAAAACCCTCTCTGAACTTGGGAAAGAGGATTTATTTGAGTATATCCAGAGTGTCCGCCTGACAGAGAAAAATGTTATCATCACGACCGAAAAACCCATCGTGAACGGGGAATTGAAACTTTTTCAGAAAGAAATCATCATAGCAATCAATACTTCCCTCTCGTCTCTGAAAAAACCAGCACGAGAAAAACTCCAACTACGATAATGCTTCTTTTCTCATAAATTCTTCTTGTTTCAGTTCCAATGATTCGATTCCAACATCCAATTCTCGAACAAGATCATACCTTCCCAATGCCTGTGCCTTCATAATATATATCTTCGTAGAATGTAGTGTTTTTTCTACATATTTTTTATCCACATGTGTTAAATGTTTGAGATTACTCATACGATCTGCACATTTTATTTCGAAATCTTTTTCCGGCAATAATGCAACCTTCCAAAGAAAATAATAATTTTTCAAGTTGGTCTGCATCCTTGGATACAAAGACCAAAGGTATCCATACAGTTCAAGGTGAGTAGGAAATATAGCTCCTATCTCGAAGAGACGAAGATACATCTGAGAATACATAGAAATACTAAAAGCGCTCGAACATGGAGAAAGCAGTCGACTCATACGTTCTTCAGTGATAGCTCATACTACCCGTGGAGATCCTTTACTTATGCTTTCTATGCGTGAAAATACCGCATCTCCAAATTCAGAGAAGATTTCATGAGCATATTCTGGATGATCTTCCACAACATCATGCAAGATGGTCACCACCAAATCATCTACTTCAACAAATGGTCTTTTCGTAATACGAAGATAATCCCAAAGAACTTCAATAATATGATCCATATATGGATCTTTATCCTTTTTATTTCTGACTTTTGACTGTCTTGTTTGCCGTGCATGAGCCTTACAAGCAAGAGCAAAGGCTTTTTCCACTTGCAACTTATCACCTTCCGAAAGATTCCGACATTTTGCATGACAAAAAATTCCTTCGAGGAATTCATTCTCCATTTCTCATGAATGTTCAGAACTTTCCTGAGGGAAATTGGTCATAATTTTTTCGTATAGAAATAAAACTATAATTTTTATTATTTAATTGTCAAACTTATATTTGACTTTAGTAATATTTTGCATAGAAATTAGTTTATGAAACATGGAATTGTGTACAATGGGGAACAAATCCTGAATGTTCCCAATAGCATCACCATCACTCGCTGAATCATGATGATATGAAGCAGTGTTGCCATTGTGCTTGGGTGACCGAATCTCTATCCTGCACTCATATATGCAGCGTGAGCTATCGGAGATGGACTTGATGGAATTTCTGCACGTGTCCTGAAACAAAAAACAGAATTCGGGAAAAAACTTGACCCCTTCGTCGATGCTACATCTTTCGTAGCATGACTCACAGCCCTCACTATCACTTCTCCAGAGCTAAATGAGAGACTCCTTCTCACTTCCGCATTGGTGGTACAAACACTCTATAGCTCTCACCTGACGTACAAATGGAAATGAATCTCTGATGACAAGAAAAAAGAATTGTGACCAAGTATAATCGGAAAAACCAAGACTGCTATTATGATGATGTCTCTCGTAAAACTCATGTGAGGAAAACATTTTCTCGAAGATCTCCAGCAGTTTCTCGGAACCTATGGGATCCAATTTCTCGAGTGAAATCTAGAACAAATGGATGCAACACTCCATTCTGCAAGTCTCTGATGAGTAGGCATAGGAATCATGGGAACACTCTGGTGCTGGTACAATTATAACAAAAAGGCAAACAAGATTCTCGAACAGAAATAGACTCTTGGAGATTTTTGCTTTTTCCGAGAAAATCAATATTCTCTCTCCATGCCTATCAAGTCGTCCAAAAATCCTGATATCATCCGTACTGTGTCACCAAAATCCCAAGAAGAGGATATTGTCTCGGAGATTTCTCTGCGTCCTCGAAAGCTCGAAGAATACGTCGGACAGGAACAGATGAAGCAGCACCTCAAAATCGCAATAGAATCCGCAAAAATCCGCAATGAATCACTCGAACATATTCTTTTCTATGGACCTCCAGGACTTGGGAAAACCACCATCTCCACCATCATTGCACACGAGATGGGAGCACCTATCAAGAGCACAAGTGGACCAGCTATCGAGAAACAATCGGATATTATTTCTCTGCTCACGAGTCTCACGGAAGGTGAGATTCTCTTCATCGATGAGATTCACCGCCTGAAGCCGCAGATAGAAGAAATCCTCTATTCTGCAATGGAAGATTTCCAGATTGATATCATGATTGGGAATGGAACCTGAGCCACGAGCGTGAAGATGGATATTCCGAGATTCACTCTCATCGGTGCTACTACTCGCCTCTCGAGCCTCTCGAATCCGCTTCGAGACCGCTTCGGCAATGTGATGAAGCTCGACTTCTACGAGCCAACTGACCTTGCAAAAATCGTCACTCGCTCGTTCCAAATCCTCGGATTCGAGACGATTTCTCACGATGCCATCCTCTCGATTGCCGAGCGTTCTCGTGGAACTCCACGCATCGCGAACCGCTATGTGAAGATTCTTCGGGATTATGCTACTGTCGGGAAATCCATCGATACAAAAACTGAATGTGAAGCGATATTCACCGGATTCGGAGTGGATACCTATGGGCTCGATATCCTCGATCGCAAGCTTCTCTCTCATCTCATGGAATCATTCCATGGACGACCAGTCGGACTCTCGACCCTTGCCTCCGTGGTAGGTGAAGAGGTTGCAACTATCGAAGATGTCGTCGAGCCATATCTCCTCCAGATTGGCTTCATAGAGAGAACACCTCGTGGACGACAGATTACGATGAAGGGAGAAGAATATATCAATTCTTGAAGATAGAAAATTATTATGTCCAAACTCGAACAACCATCATCCCCTTCCCGAAGGGAATTTCTCAAGGGCCTCGGAGTGCTCACACTTGTTCCATGAGCTATTTCTGATGCGCTCGCGAAGGCAAATGTTCCCACTTTCCTATGACTCACGGAAAAATATGAAGAATATCAGGAAGCTTTTCTCATGGCACTCGATGAGAAAGCAAAACAAGAACTCCTATCTGCGATTCAGAAAAATAATCCAGAATTGTATCGGCATTTTGCAAACCAGAAAAACATGGAAGGACACCTTCTCCGTGTCGGATATATGGAACTCGTGTATTTCGGGAAGATTCAGAAACCACGGCATCAAATTTCTGAAAAAACTCTTGGGAAAGAAAATATTTTTTCTCCAATACGACTCGACGGAATCCGAGAAAGCAATACCCCATGACATACTTGGTACCAAGCACATCTCCCAAAACATCTCCGTACCATAGAACCATTCGACGTCATCCCAGCGGAACAAGATACTGTCGTCATCAATGGAACCTATGGTCGATTCGATAGCGGACTCTGCCGAGAACTCACATGGAATGGACGAGAAACAGGAAGAATACTCTCTATCAAGCATGGTGATTGTATCGAACTTCCTTTTGGGATACTGCAGAAATCCGAAACCACTATCAACGGAATTCCATTTCCGAAAGCAGAAATCAATCCTGCCACTTGAATTCCTCAATGTTCCAAAGTAGCTCGAACAGTAGCTAACAGTTTCGGTATATCGATTGCACATGCAGGATCAGCTCTCGATTCACTGAAACTCTATGGGAAGAATCATCCTCGTTTCACTTCTTTCGAGTCTATTCCAGAGATGATTCGTTTCGCTGATATATTCATGCGCTCGAAGAAAAATGTCACTGAAGGACATCGTGCCTTCGGTGCGCGCTATGGAAACTCTTGGATTATTTTCGATCCTCATTCTCACAATGAACCAGTACAATTATCTGGATATAAAAGAAAAAACGATATCATAGCCATTATATGAGTCTCATAAAAAATCTTGCCAAAACAGAAAAATCTCTATAATGAATCCATCTCCTTACAACCCTAGAAAATGGTCGCACAACTTGGTACGAGCACATCAACTCTTTTCCCGACGATTTCGTAAGGCTTTTTTAATATCCAAAATCCTCGCGAAATGCGGGGATTTTTTAAAAGAATGATGTTTATTCCTGATTTTGCTTCTTTATTTTTGTGAGTTTTGACTTTCTGTCGATGAAGTTTTCTTCGAAAATTGCAACTGTTTCTTAGTCTTGCAATTTTAGAAAACAAGTCGGAAACAGAATGCAAAACGAACAAACCGAAAAGAAGAAGCTTTTGGTACTTTTCACTTATGAAAAGTACACTGGAAGTTTTGTGAAAGAAATCCTGGATTCTTCGCTTTGCTCAGAATGACAGAAACAATAAATATCTTAATTTTATCCCTATGCGTCAACCAGAATTCTATGCCGCCGTGTTCGGCATCATTCGCAACAATGAAGGGAAAGTCCTAACCATAAAAAGAAAGAATACTGGATATTCGGATGGATACTACTGACTCCCTGCTGGACATATCGAGTGAATCGAAACTCCAACCGCTTCACTTCGGAGAGAAATCCTCGAAGAAGTCGGACTCGATGTGGAAGAAAAAGATATGAAATTCCTCATATCTGGACATCGCATCAGTCCTCAATCAGATGGCTCCAATCGTGTGTATTTTGATTTCTATTATGAAATTCTCCGGTATTCTGGAACTCCTATCAATGGCGAACCAGAAAAATCGGAATGAACCTACTGGATCAACTGGAAACAAGAAACAAAAATACAATTCCGCGAATATCTCGAACAAATAGAACTCGGAAATACCTACTTCGAAATCGATTATCGTCTCTAATTATGGCATCAACAAGCACTTTTGAAATCAATGACACCCTACAGATTTCCATGGAACAAGGATTTCCAGTAGAACTCGATATCGAAAAGCATATCGAAAATCCATTCAAGGGAGAAGAATTTTCTGAAAAAATCTTTTCTTTCCATGGAAAATCAGGACTTCGAAACTTTGTCGCATATCCTGTTCGTGTATTCCTTGTAGAAAATCGAAATGGAAAATGGATTTACTGGTGACTCTGTCAGATACTCGAAACTACTATCGATTATGTAGAACGGAAAACGAATGGAAAATACCGCGTCACAAAGATATTTTCTCCTGAAGAAATGAAACAAATGTTTGCACTTACCCACCAAAACCATCCTGAACAAAATTATTTTTCTTAACTTTTTTTCTTATGCGTAAATATATCATCATCGCCGTTCTCGCCGCTATCGGCATCTTCAATGCTATTGAACTCTCTATTCCTGCCTACCAATATTGGAACGGTGCGAATGCTTCTGTGCTCCAGTCACTTCCCTGCGATATCAATTCTACTCTCTCATGTAGTGGAATACTGCAAAATCCTCGCGCCATCATCTTCGCAATCGGAGATTTCAAGGTAGCATTCCCGATGATTGCACTCGTCGTCTATCCAATTCTCTTCATTATAGCACTCGTCGGATGGTTCACGAAGAAAACTTGTCCGGCAAAAACACTCACCATTCTCGCAGCTGGCGGAATCCTCTTCAATAGCTATGTCATCTATCAGGAATTTGTCGTCGGAGTATTCTGTCCACTTTGTGCTCTCTGTACCGCTATCATCATCGCGATTTTCTTCCTCGCACTATGTATCTGGAAGGGAGAAAAGTGAACTCCGAACTGAAAAGCCGACACCACGAAATAATCTAACACCATGAAAGACTTCGAAAAATGGCACATCCTGAAATCTCGGATTGACACCAAAGAGCATCGATCTCTCGTGAATGAGCGAGAAATCTGTTATGTGAGCATCGGAGAGAACATTGGCTTCGAACAAAATGGAAAAAATGAATTCTTCGAACGACCAGTTATTGTTCTAAAAAAGTTCTGAACGCAAACATTCATAGGCATTCCGCTTACGAGTAAACCTCGAGAATGAAAATTCTACTTTTCTTTCAAACATGGAGAATCTACTTCATCTGCTATACTCTCGTAGATTCGTCTCTTTGATAACAAGCGCATCGTGCGAAAGATAGGATATATCGAAACCTCGGATTTTCAGAATCTCAAATCTGCACCACTACGAAACCTCCTCTCACTATAAAAACGGTTCCCTACTTGTGTAGAGAACCTCAGGGTCCGAAGACTTTTGTACCGATAGTATATCAGAAAAATACAAAAATCAAAATTTATTTTCCTGCCCGTCTTCCGGGCGAAGACCCGGAATCCAGTTCCCTTATCTTGAATTCTTAATCTTTAATTTTGAATTATGAAATCCCTCACCCTCCTCATCCCACTCCTCTTCCTCTCATCGTGTTCGATAGACTGGAATGATGAAAAAGATACGCTATTTACAAAGAGTCTTGAGTGCTCTAAAATAGAAAAAACTCTCTTGCAAGAAAAATTAAATACCTTGAAGAATTCAGACTTAAAACCAAAAGAATCTTTTTATAGCAAAACCCATAATTCATGCTTATTTATAGCAGTGAATGAATCGACAGCCTGAAAATTTCCTGACTCCCCAGAATGAACATTATACTTATTTGATTATAATAATTCTAAAAACTTATCTGTTTGAATGCCCACAAAAGCTATAGAATTTAATGAAAAAATTCAAGAACTTAAATGAGAATAACTTAACTTTAAATTGCTATGTCTGACCCTACAATTACTGGCGCGCTAATTTGAGCCATATGAGCAATCTTAGGCATACTAATATCTATTTTTTCTCAATTTCTTTATTTTCATTTAATAGAGAAGTGAAAACTACGGAAAGAAAGAGAATTTTCCTTTCTAAAAGAATCTTTCTTTCAGAAACAAGAAAAATGTTTTGAACTACTTACATTAACAGATGAAATCCTTATAAAATTAAAAAATAAACCTTCGATAGATGTAGAATCCTTTGCGGAAAACATTAAACTAAAATATATCCTATTTAATACCACACTGTCTTATTTACCAGATCTTAAGAAAGACATAGAATCTTATTGAACAAATACAAGTATCATTGAAAGAGTATTGCAACTTTCCAATCTATTAAACATAGAGGATAATACTCCATTAGCACATATTCAAAGAAAGAATTTAGATGAACTATTAGAATCTTATGGAAAAGAATATGAAGAAACTCATGATACTCTAAGACAGATAATTTCTACTTATTTAATTCAAGAACAGCAATTACTACTTAATATTTAATCTTATGAACCTCTCTACTCGCCGCCACTCTCTCTCCCACATCATGGCCCAAGCTACTCGCATGGTCATGGGTGCCAATGCCAAGCTCGCTATCGGACCAGATGTCGATAACGGTTGGTATTATGATATCGACTTCGGTGATGTCACGCTCGAAGAATCCAAGCTCAAGGAAATCGAGAAAAAGATGCGCGGTATTGTCCGTGAAGGACAAGAGTTTCGTCAGTTTTCTCTCTCTGTCGCGGATGCGAAAGTATTTCTCGAGAGCCTCGGCGAAGACTACAAGCTCGAGATGGTCACTGATCTTGCTGCGAAGGGTGAGACAGTGATTTCTTTCTACGCCAATATCGGGAAGTTCCAGAATCCTGTGTACAAGGATTTTGCATTTCTCGGAGAATTCTCGACTGCAACCTTCATCGATATGTGTAGCGGGCCTCACGTGCAGTTCACGAACGAGATTCCAGAAGACTCATTCCAGCTCGACAAGATAGCAGGTGCATACTGGCGGGGGGATGCAAAGAACAAGCAACTCACTCGTATCTATGGACTCGGATTCGAGACGAAGACTGAGCTCGATGCCTACACGACGATGATGGAAGAAGCAAAAAAGCGCGACCACCGTATCCTCGGAAAGAAGCTGAAGCTTTTTACTATCTCTGACCTTGTTGGTTCTGGACTCCCACTCATCCAACCGAATGGGATGATCATGCGCAAGGCTATCGAAGAATACCTCTGGCAACTTCACCAGGACAAGGGATACGACCGCGTCTGGACTCCACACCTCGCGAAGGAGGATCTCTATGTCACTTCAGGACATGCAGGACACTACCTCGAAGATATGTTCTCCGTCTACGGAGGAACCAGTAAGGAGAAGTTCCACTTGAAGCCAATGAACTGTCCTCATCATATGCAGATATTTGCGGACAATCAGTTCTCCTACCGTGACATGCCAGTTCGTTATTTCGAGCCAGCAACCGTCTACCGTGACGAGAAAACCGGGCAACTCTCTGGACTCACTCGTGTTCGCTCCATCACTCAGGACGATGGTCACCTCTTCTGTCGTGTATCGCAAATCAAGGATGAGGTAAGTACCATCGTGGGAATTATCCGCCAATTTTACACGACATTTGGACTCATGGATGGATACTGGGTATCACTCTCCGTGCGTGACCCACAGAATCCGAGCAAGTACCTCGGAAGCGATGAAGTCTGGCAGACAGCTGAAGGCGCGCTCGAAGATGCCGCGAAAGCCAACGGACTCAACTACAAGCGTATGGAAGGAGAAGCAGCATTCTATGGACCAAAGCTCGACTTCATGTTCAAGGATGCTATCGGACGTGAGTGGCAACTCGCCACTATCCAGTGTGACTTCAATCTTCCGAACCGTTTCGAACTCAAGTTCACGAACGAAAAAGGTGAAGAAGAACGTCCAGTCGTCATCCACCGCGCTATCTCTGGTAGTCTTGAGCGATTCATGGGAATCATGATTGAGCACTTCGCTGGAACCTTTCCTCTCTGGATTGCACCAGAACAGGTTCGCATCATCCCCGTCGGAGAATCATTCGTTGCCTATGGAGATGAGGTCTACAAGGAACTCCGTGCATCAGGAATCCGTGTGAAGCTCGACAGTTCGAACGATTCACTCGGCAAAAAGATCCGAAATGCAGAGACAGATCATGTGAACTACATTCTCGTTATCGGTGAACAAGAGATGAATGCTCGTAGTGTTGCAGTCCGCAACTACAAGACCAAGGCACAATCTACAGAATCCCTCGAAGAGTTCACTCTGAGAATCGTCGAAGAAGTGAAGAATAAGAATTTATAATCCTGTATTTAGAAAAAATCCCTAGGAAATTCTGAGGATTTTTTCTTTTCATCCATCGAAAAAAGAATACAATCCGTATAGAATTTTATTTTTCATCTGAATATGGAAAATTTTCTTTCACTCATGCTTGCCCCTCTGAATCATTGGGGAATCCTTATTTTTGGAATGTTCGTTTTCTTCGTTCTCGGATGGTTCTGGTACAATCCGATCGGATATATCGGGAGAAAATGGATGGAACTCAATCACCTCGAAAAGCCGAAACCAGAAGATATGCCAAAACCCCATGAATTCGTGGTAATGCTCATAATGCAACTTTTTATGGGATTCTCTGTCACATGGATTGTGATGATTCTCTGGCTTCTCGTTGCTATTACACTTACTCCCCTTTTCGCGACACTTTTCGTGGTGAAAATATATATGGGATTTGTATTCATCAAAGATCTTGGACATTGGTATTTCGAACAAAAACCATTCACACTTGTACTCATTGGCATCGGTTATTGGCTCGTGGGAATTCTTGCACTGTGTGGATTTCTCACTTTTTTCCTCTAGTTCTCCTTGCAAAATCCTGATAAAACTATACAAACGAATCATTCAACTGATTCGTTTTTTATGACTCCTCTATTTCCAGAAAATTATCCTGAAGAATACAAAACGGGGAAAGTGAATTTCTTTGGTCGAGATTTCGTCGTGACTCCTGATGTTCTGATTCCGAGGCTTGAGACCGAGTGACTCGTTCGTCGAGCAAGACAACTCCTACAATGAACGTACAAAAAACAGATGATAGCAACTGATGGGGAGTCTGAGGGGTGGAAACTGTTTGAGTCTGATGATAGCAAGAAACCGCTGAGCGAAGCGAACGAGTTTTTTCACCCCTCAGAACCTTTTGGTACTTTTCAGTTATGAAAAGTACATGCTATCCCCAAAAACCAAAAACTAATTATCGTCGACATTGGTTGTGGATCAGGTATCATCGGAACTTCTGTTGCAGATCTTGCCGACGAAGTCATATTTCTCGATATTTCCCCTGCAGCACTTTGAATCGCAGAGAAAAATTTCCGCACCCATTTTCCAGACAAAAAAGCACAATTCATTGTCTCTGATTTGCTCGAGAATCTTCCTGATAGCATCAAAAATTCAGAATCAAAAGTCTTATTTCTCACCAATCTTCCCTATATCAAGGATGAAGACTGGATACATATGAGCGAAGATACGGTTCATGAGCCAAAACTCGCACTCTTCGGTGGAGAAAAAACGGGTTTCGAACTGTATGAACGCCTCTTCGAGCAGCTTTCTCACCTCCTCGCCAACCAACTATCCAACTATCCAACTATCCAACTGTTATTCGAATTCGGATTCGACCAACGTGAAGTTGCAGAATCAGTCA is a genomic window of Candidatus Gracilibacteria bacterium containing:
- the ruvB gene encoding Holliday junction branch migration DNA helicase RuvB is translated as MPIKSSKNPDIIRTVSPKSQEEDIVSEISLRPRKLEEYVGQEQMKQHLKIAIESAKIRNESLEHILFYGPPGLGKTTISTIIAHEMGAPIKSTSGPAIEKQSDIISLLTSLTEGEILFIDEIHRLKPQIEEILYSAMEDFQIDIMIGNGTGATSVKMDIPRFTLIGATTRLSSLSNPLRDRFGNVMKLDFYEPTDLAKIVTRSFQILGFETISHDAILSIAERSRGTPRIANRYVKILRDYATVGKSIDTKTECEAIFTGFGVDTYGLDILDRKLLSHLMESFHGRPVGLSTLASVVGEEVATIEDVVEPYLLQIGFIERTPRGRQITMKGEEYINSGR
- a CDS encoding peptide chain release factor N(5)-glutamine methyltransferase, whose amino-acid sequence is MTPLFPENYPEEYKTGKVNFFGRDFVVTPDVLIPRLETEGLVRRARQLLQGTYKKQMIATDGESEGWKLFESDDSKKPLSEANEFFHPSEPFGTFQLGKVHAIPKNQKLIIVDIGCGSGIIGTSVADLADEVIFLDISPAALGIAEKNFRTHFPDKKAQFIVSDLLENLPDSIKNSESKVLFLTNLPYIKDEDWIHMSEDTVHEPKLALFGGEKTGFELYERLFEQLSHLLANQLSNYPTIQLLFEFGFDQREVAESVMQQYPNWNYEFFADYAGIERFGEIIF
- a CDS encoding DUF1761 domain-containing protein encodes the protein MENFLSLMLAPLNHWGILIFGMFVFFVLGWFWYNPIGYIGRKWMELNHLEKPKPEDMPKPHEFVVMLIMQLFMGFSVTWIVMILWLLVAITLTPLFATLFVVKIYMGFVFIKDLGHWYFEQKPFTLVLIGIGYWLVGILALCGFLTFFL
- the thrS gene encoding threonine--tRNA ligase, with amino-acid sequence MNLSTRRHSLSHIMAQATRMVMGANAKLAIGPDVDNGWYYDIDFGDVTLEESKLKEIEKKMRGIVREGQEFRQFSLSVADAKVFLESLGEDYKLEMVTDLAAKGETVISFYANIGKFQNPVYKDFAFLGEFSTATFIDMCSGPHVQFTNEIPEDSFQLDKIAGAYWRGDAKNKQLTRIYGLGFETKTELDAYTTMMEEAKKRDHRILGKKLKLFTISDLVGSGLPLIQPNGMIMRKAIEEYLWQLHQDKGYDRVWTPHLAKEDLYVTSGHAGHYLEDMFSVYGGTSKEKFHLKPMNCPHHMQIFADNQFSYRDMPVRYFEPATVYRDEKTGQLSGLTRVRSITQDDGHLFCRVSQIKDEVSTIVGIIRQFYTTFGLMDGYWVSLSVRDPQNPSKYLGSDEVWQTAEGALEDAAKANGLNYKRMEGEAAFYGPKLDFMFKDAIGREWQLATIQCDFNLPNRFELKFTNEKGEEERPVVIHRAISGSLERFMGIMIEHFAGTFPLWIAPEQVRIIPVGESFVAYGDEVYKELRASGIRVKLDSSNDSLGKKIRNAETDHVNYILVIGEQEMNARSVAVRNYKTKAQSTESLEEFTLRIVEEVKNKNL
- a CDS encoding vitamin K epoxide reductase family protein, whose product is MRKYIIIAVLAAIGIFNAIELSIPAYQYWNGANASVLQSLPCDINSTLSCSGILQNPRAIIFAIGDFKVAFPMIALVVYPILFIIALVGWFTKKTCPAKTLTILAAGGILFNSYVIYQEFVVGVFCPLCALCTAIIIAIFFLALCIWKGEKGTPNGKADTTK
- a CDS encoding M15 family metallopeptidase — its product is MADSLQSGSTIMAGTGISPEKSDTKSITGQITKMPSFGIIHKGYDVLPFYEDSSIFRFVSRDVPLNEKSYEPDDLVPINNEHINMAGRSGLKMRKEARDSLWIMAADFEKKFGVPLTVISTYRSAAYQQWMWDLGKCTDSLCAPSGYSEHQLGLAMDVFDATTERDYEANQNYRRYIAWFKENAQRYGWTQSYQKGEAIDTYEVEPWHWRYVGVDMATKLRNLGWTYTEYVRFQQIIARR
- a CDS encoding CDP-alcohol phosphatidyltransferase family protein; translated protein: MKHGIVYNGEQILNVPNSITITRGIMMIGSSVAIVLGGPNLYPALIYAAGAIGDGLDGISARVLKQKTEFGKKLDPFVDATSFVAGLTALTITSPELNERLLLTSALVVQTLYSSHLTYKWKGISDDKKKELGPSIIGKTKTAIMMMSLVKLMGGKHFLEDLQQFLGTYGIQFLEGNLEQMDATLHSASLGGVGIGIMGTLWCWYNYNKKANKILEQK
- a CDS encoding NUDIX domain-containing protein, with amino-acid sequence MRQPEFYAAVFGIIRNNEGKVLTIKRKNTGYSDGYYGLPAGHIEGIETPTASLRREILEEVGLDVEEKDMKFLISGHRISPQSDGSNRVYFDFYYEILRYSGTPINGEPEKSEGTYWINWKQETKIQFREYLEQIELGNTYFEIDYRL